The following are encoded together in the Blautia obeum ATCC 29174 genome:
- a CDS encoding carbohydrate ABC transporter permease, whose amino-acid sequence MKKKKTLAALEPYLWLLPSILLMTIFILFPIFEVFRTSMSEVSKAGLVKGFCGFDNFAKVLRGSTFKLVLKNTLVWTIAVVVISTVFGFILALVLNNKFRFRKAVRAIIVFPWATSLIIQAGVWKFIIDKDYGALNTLLMKIGLISSPVNWTPTPGAYFAWEIFVGIFVTVPFVTFCVLSGLQSIDNSYYEAATVDGANYWQKLFKITLPLVKSSLTVSTVLNIIYVFNSFPIIWTITKGDPASRTDTLVTYLYKLAFYKGKSGEAAAVSVIGFLILCICASVYMVLSLRKEDED is encoded by the coding sequence ATGAAAAAAAAGAAAACTCTGGCTGCTCTGGAGCCCTATCTGTGGTTGCTCCCAAGCATCCTTCTTATGACAATCTTCATACTCTTTCCAATCTTTGAAGTATTTCGTACTTCAATGAGCGAAGTGAGTAAGGCCGGACTTGTAAAAGGCTTCTGTGGATTTGACAACTTTGCAAAAGTCCTCAGAGGTTCTACCTTTAAACTGGTTCTCAAAAATACACTTGTATGGACCATTGCCGTTGTTGTGATCTCTACTGTGTTTGGTTTTATCCTGGCACTTGTACTGAACAACAAGTTCCGTTTCCGTAAAGCCGTTCGTGCAATTATTGTATTCCCATGGGCTACTTCCCTGATCATTCAGGCAGGTGTCTGGAAATTCATCATTGATAAAGATTACGGTGCACTGAATACACTTTTAATGAAAATCGGTCTGATCTCCAGCCCGGTAAACTGGACTCCTACCCCTGGTGCATATTTTGCATGGGAAATTTTTGTAGGTATCTTTGTTACCGTGCCATTCGTTACCTTCTGTGTACTTTCCGGTCTGCAGAGCATTGATAACTCTTATTATGAAGCTGCAACTGTTGATGGAGCAAATTACTGGCAAAAACTGTTTAAGATCACACTTCCGCTGGTAAAATCTTCTCTGACTGTAAGTACTGTGTTGAATATTATTTATGTATTCAACTCCTTCCCAATTATCTGGACCATTACCAAGGGTGATCCGGCAAGCCGTACCGATACCCTTGTTACATACCTTTATAAACTAGCCTTCTACAAAGGCAAATCCGGTGAAGCAGCTGCAGTCTCTGTGATTGGTTTCCTGATTCTGTGTATCTGTGCTTCTGTTTATATGGTACTTTCACTGAGAAAGGAGGATGAAGACTAA
- a CDS encoding phosphotransferase enzyme family protein: protein METSNKVHEAIDGFKLPGELKECIRYGSGHINDTYRLTYETPQGTKRYILQRMSKSIFKKPVELMENVSGVTAWLRKKIIENGGDPERETLTLVKSNDGLPYFVDSTGEYWRVYLFIEGATCYDAVKDDNDFYQSAVAFGHFQRLLADYPAETLHETIKDFHNTPDRLEKFKKAVAEDICGRAASVQKEIDFILEREELTHALYDLQLDGRLPLRVTHNDTKLNNIMIDDETGKAICVIDLDTVMPGLTANDFGDSIRFGASTALEDEQDLSKVSCDLHLFDVYARGFIEGCGGALTDLEIDMLPMGAILMTFENGIRFLTDHLEGDHYFHIHREGHNLDRCRTQLTLVKDMQEKLPQMNAIIQKYK, encoded by the coding sequence GTGGAGACCAGTAATAAAGTGCACGAAGCAATTGATGGATTTAAACTGCCGGGTGAACTGAAAGAATGTATCCGATATGGAAGTGGACATATTAATGATACATACAGACTGACCTACGAGACACCACAGGGAACAAAACGTTATATTCTGCAGAGAATGAGTAAGAGTATTTTTAAGAAACCGGTAGAACTGATGGAGAATGTCAGCGGCGTTACTGCCTGGCTTCGTAAAAAGATCATCGAGAATGGCGGAGATCCGGAGAGAGAGACGCTTACTTTGGTAAAAAGTAATGATGGCCTTCCGTATTTTGTAGATTCTACAGGAGAATACTGGAGAGTATATCTCTTTATAGAAGGTGCGACCTGCTATGATGCAGTAAAGGATGATAATGATTTTTATCAGAGTGCAGTGGCTTTTGGACATTTCCAGAGACTTCTTGCGGATTATCCGGCAGAAACTCTGCATGAGACAATCAAGGATTTTCATAATACACCGGATCGTCTGGAGAAATTTAAGAAAGCAGTTGCAGAGGATATCTGTGGAAGAGCTGCTTCTGTTCAGAAAGAAATTGATTTTATTCTCGAAAGAGAAGAACTGACACATGCACTGTATGATCTGCAGCTGGATGGAAGACTTCCTCTTCGAGTTACACATAATGATACGAAACTGAACAATATCATGATTGACGATGAGACAGGAAAGGCAATCTGTGTCATCGATCTGGATACGGTTATGCCTGGCCTTACTGCAAATGATTTTGGCGATTCTATTCGTTTTGGAGCAAGTACTGCGCTGGAAGATGAGCAGGATCTTTCAAAGGTATCCTGTGATCTTCATCTTTTTGATGTATATGCGAGGGGATTTATTGAAGGATGTGGAGGAGCACTGACCGATTTAGAAATCGACATGCTGCCGATGGGGGCGATCCTTATGACATTTGAGAATGGGATCCGTTTCCTGACTGATCATCTGGAGGGTGATCATTATTTCCATATTCATCGTGAGGGGCACAACCTTGACCGCTGCAGGACACAGCTTACTCTTGTTAAAGATATGCAGGAAAAACTGCCGCAGATGAATGCAATCATTCAGAAATATAAATAA
- the nagB gene encoding glucosamine-6-phosphate deaminase, producing the protein MQICKVKNYQELSRKAANLIAAQIILKPDSILGLATGSSPVGTYEHLVEMYENGDLDFSQVTTVNLDEYKGLAGSDEQSYRYFMNTHLFHKININHANTYVPNGTEPDAEKACQAYNELLHKIGPADIQILGLGHDGHIGFNEPSDHFENETHCVDLTETTIQANKRFFDSEKDVPKQAYTMGIGTIMRCRKILVVVSGKDKAEILKQVIQGPVTPEVPGSILQFHPDCTIIADEAALSAMDF; encoded by the coding sequence ATGCAAATCTGTAAAGTAAAAAATTATCAGGAACTCAGCCGAAAGGCGGCCAATCTGATTGCGGCACAGATAATTCTGAAACCGGACAGTATTCTTGGCCTTGCTACAGGTTCATCTCCTGTTGGAACTTATGAACATCTGGTAGAAATGTACGAAAACGGTGACCTGGATTTTTCTCAGGTAACGACTGTCAATCTCGATGAATATAAAGGACTGGCTGGTTCTGATGAACAGAGCTACCGCTATTTTATGAATACCCATCTGTTCCACAAAATAAATATCAACCATGCAAATACATACGTTCCGAACGGCACAGAACCAGATGCTGAAAAAGCATGCCAGGCATATAACGAACTGCTTCACAAGATCGGTCCAGCTGATATCCAGATTCTCGGGCTTGGTCACGATGGACATATTGGTTTTAATGAACCATCCGACCATTTTGAAAACGAGACTCACTGCGTAGATTTGACTGAAACTACGATTCAGGCCAACAAACGATTCTTTGACAGCGAAAAGGATGTTCCAAAACAGGCATATACCATGGGAATCGGAACGATCATGCGATGCCGGAAGATTCTTGTAGTTGTCAGCGGTAAAGATAAAGCTGAAATTCTGAAACAGGTCATTCAAGGCCCAGTCACTCCAGAAGTTCCAGGATCGATCTTACAGTTCCACCCGGACTGCACGATCATTGCTGATGAAGCAGCCCTTTCTGCAATGGACTTCTGA
- a CDS encoding sugar phosphate nucleotidyltransferase codes for MKKPVLVVMAAGMGSRYGGLKQIDPIDKEGHIIMDFSIYDAVRAGFEKVVFIIKKENEQAFREAIGDRLSKQIEVAYVFQELDNLPEGYTVPEGRVKPWGTGHAVLSCIDEIDGPFAVINADDYYGVHAFKMAYDFLTSEQEKEDVYHYMMVGYRLENTLTENGHVARGVCVTDEEGHLIKINERTHIEKHDGGTAYTEDDGKSWTMLPEGSIVSMNMWGFSNSILKELKERFTAFLDDAIKNNPMKGEYFLPFVVDELLQEKKATVKVLKSEDKWYGVTYKEDKPMVMTAIQNLKDQGLYPQKLWEEA; via the coding sequence ATGAAGAAACCAGTTTTAGTAGTTATGGCTGCGGGAATGGGAAGCCGTTACGGTGGACTGAAACAGATCGATCCGATCGATAAAGAAGGTCATATTATTATGGATTTTTCTATTTATGATGCAGTGAGAGCCGGATTTGAAAAAGTTGTATTTATCATAAAGAAAGAAAATGAACAGGCATTCCGTGAAGCAATCGGAGACCGTCTGAGTAAGCAGATCGAAGTTGCATATGTGTTCCAGGAACTTGATAATCTTCCGGAAGGCTATACTGTTCCGGAAGGCCGAGTAAAACCATGGGGAACCGGTCATGCCGTCTTAAGCTGTATTGATGAGATTGACGGACCATTTGCTGTTATCAATGCAGATGACTATTATGGAGTACATGCATTTAAGATGGCATATGATTTCCTGACCTCTGAGCAGGAAAAAGAAGATGTTTACCATTATATGATGGTTGGATATCGTCTGGAAAATACTCTGACAGAGAATGGTCATGTTGCCAGAGGGGTATGCGTGACAGATGAGGAAGGTCATCTGATCAAGATCAATGAGCGTACTCATATCGAGAAACATGATGGAGGTACGGCATATACAGAAGACGATGGGAAATCTTGGACAATGCTTCCGGAAGGCAGTATTGTTTCCATGAATATGTGGGGATTTTCGAACAGCATCCTTAAGGAATTAAAAGAGCGTTTCACAGCATTCCTGGATGATGCGATCAAGAATAACCCGATGAAAGGTGAATACTTCCTTCCGTTTGTTGTGGATGAACTTCTTCAGGAAAAGAAAGCTACTGTCAAGGTGCTAAAATCCGAAGATAAATGGTATGGAGTTACTTACAAAGAAGATAAACCAATGGTAATGACTGCAATCCAGAATCTGAAAGATCAGGGTCTGTATCCGCAGAAACTGTGGGAGGAAGCATAA
- the galE gene encoding UDP-glucose 4-epimerase GalE, which produces MAILVTGGAGFIGSHTVVELQNAGYDVVVLDNLSNSSEKSLERVEKITGKPVKFYKKDILDREGLNEVFEKEDIDSCIHFAGLKAVGESVVKPWEYYENNIAGTLTLVDVMRKHGVKNIIFSSSATVYGDPAIIPITEECPKGQCTNPYGWTKSMLEQILTDIQKADPEWNVVLLRYFNPIGAHKSGLIGENPNGIPNNLMPYITQVAVGKLKELGVFGNDYDTPDGTGVRDYIHVVDLAKGHVKAVKKLEDNSGLSIYNLGTGKGYSVLDIVKNFEAATGIKIPYSIKPRRAGDVATCYSDATKAKKELGWEAEYDIKDMCADSWNFQQKNPNGYED; this is translated from the coding sequence ATGGCAATTTTAGTAACAGGTGGAGCAGGTTTTATTGGAAGTCACACAGTGGTAGAGCTGCAGAATGCAGGATATGATGTGGTTGTTCTGGATAATTTAAGCAACTCCAGTGAAAAAAGCCTGGAACGAGTAGAAAAGATCACAGGTAAGCCGGTGAAGTTTTATAAAAAAGATATTCTTGATCGTGAAGGACTGAATGAAGTTTTTGAAAAGGAAGACATTGATTCCTGTATACATTTTGCTGGATTGAAAGCAGTCGGAGAGTCTGTTGTAAAACCTTGGGAATATTATGAGAATAATATTGCTGGTACACTTACTCTTGTAGATGTGATGAGAAAACACGGTGTCAAAAATATTATTTTCTCCTCTTCGGCAACTGTATATGGCGATCCGGCAATCATTCCGATCACAGAAGAATGCCCGAAAGGACAGTGTACCAATCCTTATGGCTGGACCAAATCCATGCTGGAACAGATTCTTACAGATATCCAGAAAGCAGATCCGGAATGGAATGTAGTACTTCTTCGTTACTTCAATCCGATCGGTGCTCATAAGAGTGGTCTTATCGGTGAGAATCCGAACGGTATTCCGAACAACCTGATGCCATATATCACACAGGTTGCAGTTGGTAAGCTGAAAGAGCTTGGAGTATTTGGTAATGATTATGATACACCGGATGGAACCGGAGTGAGAGATTACATTCATGTAGTTGACCTTGCAAAGGGACATGTAAAAGCAGTTAAGAAACTGGAAGATAATTCCGGACTCAGCATTTATAATCTGGGAACAGGCAAAGGATACAGCGTCCTTGACATCGTTAAGAATTTTGAAGCTGCGACAGGAATCAAAATTCCTTACTCTATCAAACCACGTCGTGCAGGTGATGTTGCGACATGTTATTCTGATGCGACCAAAGCAAAGAAAGAACTTGGCTGGGAAGCAGAGTACGATATCAAAGATATGTGTGCAGATTCCTGGAATTTCCAGCAGAAGAATCCGAACGGATACGAAGACTAA
- a CDS encoding DUF1846 domain-containing protein: MKIGFDNDKYLTMQSEHIRDRISKFDNKLYLEFGGKLFDDYHASRVLPGFEPDSKLRMLMQLSDQAEIVIVISAADIDKNKMRGDLGITYDEDVLRLIDAFTERGLYVGSVCITRYAGQESADHFKKRLEKLGIKVYFHYSIPGYPSNIPLIVSDEGYGKNEYIETTRPLVVITAPGPGSGKMATCLSQLYHEYKRGVAAGYAKFETFPIWNIPLKHPVNLAYEAATADLNDVNMIDPFHLEAYGETTVNYNRDVEIFPVLQAMFEKIMGECPYKSPTDMGVNMAGNCIVDDEACCEASRQEIIRRYYKSCAALLTGTGTEEEIRKIELLLKQAHASLEDRKVVPASLQKEKETEGPAAALELTDGRMIFGKTSELLGASSALLLNALKELAGIPHENHVISPEAIRPIQELKTQYLGSKNPRLHTDETLIALSVSAANNPEARKALEQLPSLRGCQAHTSVMLSSVDIWEFRKLGIELTCEPKFEKEKIYH, from the coding sequence ATGAAAATTGGATTTGATAATGACAAGTATCTGACCATGCAGTCCGAGCATATTCGTGACCGCATCAGCAAATTTGACAACAAACTTTATCTGGAATTCGGTGGAAAACTTTTTGATGATTATCATGCTTCCCGTGTTCTTCCAGGCTTCGAACCTGACAGTAAGCTACGTATGCTCATGCAGCTGAGCGATCAGGCAGAGATCGTTATCGTTATCAGTGCTGCAGATATTGACAAAAACAAAATGCGAGGAGACCTTGGTATTACTTACGATGAAGATGTTCTGCGTCTGATCGATGCCTTTACAGAACGTGGTCTCTATGTAGGCAGTGTATGCATTACACGTTATGCCGGTCAGGAAAGTGCTGATCATTTCAAGAAACGTCTTGAAAAGCTCGGCATCAAAGTATATTTCCACTACAGTATTCCCGGATATCCAAGCAATATCCCTCTTATCGTAAGTGATGAAGGATATGGAAAGAACGAATATATCGAGACCACAAGACCGCTGGTAGTTATCACTGCGCCAGGACCGGGAAGCGGAAAAATGGCGACCTGTCTTTCCCAGCTGTATCACGAATACAAACGCGGAGTAGCTGCCGGTTATGCCAAATTTGAAACATTCCCAATCTGGAACATTCCGCTGAAACATCCGGTCAATCTAGCATACGAAGCAGCAACTGCTGACCTGAATGATGTCAATATGATCGACCCGTTCCATCTGGAAGCTTACGGTGAAACAACGGTCAACTATAACCGTGATGTGGAGATTTTCCCGGTTCTCCAGGCAATGTTCGAAAAGATCATGGGCGAGTGCCCTTACAAATCACCTACTGACATGGGTGTAAATATGGCCGGAAACTGTATCGTAGATGATGAAGCCTGCTGTGAAGCATCACGCCAGGAGATTATCCGCCGCTACTATAAGAGCTGTGCAGCGCTTCTCACCGGTACAGGTACAGAAGAAGAAATCCGTAAGATCGAACTGCTTCTGAAACAGGCTCATGCCTCTCTGGAAGACCGTAAAGTTGTTCCGGCAAGCCTTCAGAAAGAAAAAGAAACCGAAGGTCCTGCTGCCGCTCTGGAGCTGACTGACGGACGTATGATCTTCGGCAAAACTTCTGAACTGCTCGGTGCCTCCTCTGCCCTTCTTCTGAATGCATTGAAAGAGCTGGCTGGTATTCCTCATGAGAACCATGTAATCTCACCAGAAGCAATACGACCGATTCAGGAATTAAAGACGCAGTATCTCGGAAGCAAAAACCCACGTCTTCATACTGACGAGACACTGATCGCACTTTCCGTCAGCGCAGCAAATAATCCGGAAGCACGCAAGGCACTGGAACAGTTACCATCTCTTCGTGGCTGCCAGGCGCATACCTCTGTCATGCTGTCTTCTGTTGATATCTGGGAGTTCCGCAAACTTGGCATTGAACTGACCTGCGAGCCAAAATTTGAAAAAGAAAAAATATATCATTAA
- a CDS encoding AraC family transcriptional regulator — protein MAYQSIQLDQELFVSDIYTIHYYEYRNDFHFDGERHDFWEFQCVDKGAAEVITDNGTYTLTRSQVIFHRPNEFHTLKANGRTAPNIIVISFTCNSPCMKFFENKILEFSDTERSILGRIIAEARNCFASPLDNPYLEKMVKKSTVPFGSQKLLTLYLEELLIHMIRRYTIAHYSASAGIYDSCQTSSETCRNIIHYLGEHVRQSLTIEDISKDNMIGRSQLQKLFREEYQCGVIEFFSRMKIDFAKQLIRENDMNFTQISDFLGYSSIHYFSRQFKKLSGMTPTEYATSIKALSERPQSQS, from the coding sequence GTGGCATATCAGAGCATTCAACTGGATCAGGAACTATTTGTATCAGATATTTATACAATTCATTACTACGAATACAGAAATGATTTTCATTTCGATGGTGAACGTCATGATTTCTGGGAATTTCAATGTGTAGATAAAGGTGCTGCCGAAGTTATCACAGACAATGGTACCTATACTCTCACACGCAGTCAGGTCATCTTTCATCGTCCAAATGAATTTCATACTTTGAAAGCAAATGGCAGAACTGCACCAAATATCATTGTAATCTCTTTTACGTGCAATTCCCCATGTATGAAATTTTTTGAAAATAAAATACTCGAATTTTCCGATACCGAACGAAGTATTCTGGGACGCATTATTGCGGAAGCAAGAAACTGTTTTGCTTCTCCCCTGGATAATCCATATCTTGAAAAAATGGTCAAAAAAAGTACTGTCCCTTTTGGTTCTCAGAAGCTTCTGACGCTGTATCTCGAAGAACTTCTGATCCATATGATCCGCAGATACACTATCGCACATTATTCTGCTTCTGCAGGGATTTATGATTCCTGTCAGACAAGCTCTGAAACCTGCCGGAATATCATCCACTATCTCGGAGAACATGTGCGGCAGTCTCTGACGATTGAAGATATCTCCAAGGACAATATGATTGGACGTTCTCAGCTTCAAAAGCTTTTCCGTGAAGAATATCAGTGCGGAGTTATCGAATTCTTTTCCCGTATGAAGATTGACTTTGCCAAACAGCTGATTCGTGAAAATGATATGAATTTTACACAGATATCTGATTTTCTGGGATATTCTTCCATCCATTATTTTTCCAGACAGTTCAAAAAGCTGTCCGGCATGACACCAACAGAATACGCCACATCCATCAAGGCATTATCTGAACGTCCACAATCTCAATCTTAA
- a CDS encoding ABC transporter substrate-binding protein, translating to MKRKIALAMVLAMTASMAQPVLAADSKTTLDVIISQYGTQTQTWWTQFEKDFEAENPDIDLNVEIVSWNDLYTKVNTLVANNNAPDILNIDVLADYVADDLLMPATEYASEDLQAKFFPAFWEASTIDDTVYALPILASCRALFYNKDILDEAGATVPTTWAEVQETAQKIKDKFGDDVYPWGIDMTTDEGQAAFSYYTWNNGGGFVDENGDWALNSDKNVEALNFAIGLVNDGYTNSDPANETRYDLQDMFGAGKVAMMIGPNNIPTYLSDGGYDINYDVTTIPANEGCDSVAMGVCDRLEVFKDDSAEDQEARTAAISKFFDFFYDDERYADYMVFEGFLPTTQTAADLLAKDDDTFASWIDILQSCNFYPATKTEWADVKQGVIEVEQNALLGDDVQTLLDDLQADIAG from the coding sequence ATGAAACGAAAAATCGCATTAGCTATGGTACTGGCAATGACCGCATCAATGGCTCAGCCTGTTCTTGCAGCAGACAGTAAAACTACTCTGGATGTTATCATCAGTCAGTATGGTACTCAGACTCAGACCTGGTGGACTCAGTTTGAGAAAGATTTTGAAGCAGAGAATCCTGATATCGATCTGAATGTGGAAATTGTTTCCTGGAATGATCTTTATACAAAAGTAAATACACTTGTTGCAAACAACAATGCACCTGATATTCTGAACATCGATGTTCTTGCAGATTATGTGGCTGATGATCTGCTGATGCCTGCTACAGAATATGCTTCTGAAGATCTCCAGGCAAAATTCTTCCCGGCATTCTGGGAAGCAAGCACAATCGATGATACTGTATACGCATTACCGATCCTGGCATCCTGCCGTGCTCTCTTCTATAATAAAGATATCCTTGATGAAGCAGGCGCTACCGTTCCTACTACATGGGCTGAAGTTCAGGAAACAGCACAGAAGATCAAAGATAAATTCGGTGATGACGTTTATCCATGGGGTATTGATATGACAACTGACGAAGGTCAGGCTGCATTCTCCTATTATACATGGAATAACGGTGGTGGATTTGTAGACGAAAACGGTGACTGGGCTCTAAACAGTGACAAGAACGTTGAAGCTCTTAACTTTGCAATCGGTCTTGTAAACGATGGATATACAAACTCTGACCCGGCCAACGAAACACGTTATGATCTTCAGGATATGTTCGGTGCAGGAAAAGTTGCTATGATGATCGGACCGAACAACATTCCTACTTATCTTTCTGATGGCGGATATGATATCAACTACGATGTAACTACTATCCCGGCTAACGAAGGATGTGACTCTGTTGCAATGGGTGTTTGCGACCGTCTCGAGGTATTCAAAGATGACTCCGCTGAAGATCAGGAAGCTCGTACAGCTGCCATCAGTAAATTCTTCGACTTCTTCTATGATGACGAACGTTACGCTGATTACATGGTATTCGAGGGATTCCTTCCTACTACTCAGACAGCAGCAGACCTTCTTGCAAAAGATGATGATACTTTCGCATCCTGGATCGATATCCTGCAGAGCTGCAACTTCTACCCGGCAACTAAGACCGAATGGGCAGATGTTAAACAGGGCGTAATCGAAGTTGAACAGAACGCACTTCTCGGTGATGACGTTCAGACACTTCTGGATGACCTTCAGGCTGATATTGCCGGCTGA
- a CDS encoding carbohydrate ABC transporter permease, whose amino-acid sequence MKKTRDTKSILLRVLLYLFVILVVLVTLYPYFVMFTTAAKSRAEIYSTDGTLLPIHWLWQNFKDIWTLAPLSRYFINSLIVAGGSTLIAIVCGIPAAYALARMKFKGKKIFLGIVIISQMFAPVVLLVGIYKIMSTFGMTDSLVGLVFINAAFNQAFAIWLLRGTFISISPEMEQAATVDGCGKVSALIRILLPVAAPGIVTALIFVFINAWNEYTVALTLISTDVLKPLTVGITIFNGYNMVEWQYLFASSLFATVPVIILFVAIEKHLVGGLTSGGVKG is encoded by the coding sequence ATGAAAAAAACACGTGACACCAAAAGCATACTCCTTCGAGTTCTTCTTTATCTTTTTGTAATTCTGGTGGTATTGGTTACATTGTATCCATACTTTGTTATGTTCACAACAGCAGCCAAAAGCCGTGCAGAAATTTATTCCACCGATGGAACGCTCCTGCCAATCCACTGGTTGTGGCAAAATTTCAAAGACATCTGGACTCTGGCTCCACTTTCGAGATACTTTATCAATTCACTGATCGTTGCAGGTGGTTCCACTCTGATCGCGATCGTATGTGGTATCCCGGCAGCCTATGCACTTGCACGAATGAAATTCAAAGGTAAAAAAATCTTCCTGGGAATTGTCATTATTTCTCAGATGTTTGCACCGGTTGTCCTTCTGGTAGGTATCTACAAAATCATGTCCACTTTTGGCATGACAGACAGTCTCGTAGGGCTGGTATTTATCAATGCAGCATTTAACCAGGCATTTGCAATCTGGCTGCTGCGCGGTACCTTTATCTCCATTTCTCCTGAAATGGAACAGGCAGCTACCGTAGACGGCTGTGGAAAGGTTTCTGCCCTGATCCGTATCCTTCTTCCTGTAGCAGCACCTGGTATCGTTACTGCCCTGATTTTCGTATTCATCAACGCCTGGAACGAATATACCGTTGCTCTGACATTGATTTCTACAGATGTCCTGAAACCTCTGACAGTCGGTATTACAATCTTCAATGGCTACAATATGGTGGAATGGCAGTATCTGTTTGCATCCTCTCTGTTTGCAACAGTGCCAGTTATTATTCTTTTTGTCGCAATCGAGAAACACCTTGTCGGCGGTCTTACTTCCGGTGGTGTCAAAGGCTGA